Proteins from a single region of Mytilus trossulus isolate FHL-02 chromosome 2, PNRI_Mtr1.1.1.hap1, whole genome shotgun sequence:
- the LOC134705410 gene encoding protein kreg-1-like, translating to MKVTVALGIFVAVFASIEAYGAYNDYDGDSYGGKGHVLTSIVHGVHHGVVGGHHGVLGGHHVIGVPSVYAGPSVVVHHHHHHSGASYYGGHHHRHHRRHRKHKGSGSSSNKGYGHGKSS from the exons ATGAAAGTCACTGTAGCTCTTGGTATTTTTGTTGCTGTTTTTGCTTCCATtg aagCATATGGTGCGTATAATGACTATGATGGTGACAGTTATGGTGGCAAAGGTCATGTC TTGACCAGTATTGTTCATGGTGTACACCACGGAGTTGTCGGAGGTCACCACGGAGTTCTTGGCGGACACCACGTTATTGGCGTTCCTAGCGTTTATGCTGGACCATCAGTTGTTGTTCATCACCATCATCATCACAGTGGCGCCTCCTATTACGGTGGGCATCACCATCGTCATCATAGACGTCACAGGAAACATAAAGGGTCTGGAAGTTCATCCAATAAAGGATACGGGCATGGAAAATCAAGTTAA